The DNA window GCTCTCCACCGCCAGTCGGGCGCTGTGGCAGCACGGGCCTTCGCTGCTGTGCCTCACCTTCGTGCTGCTCTGCCTCGTGCGCGCGCGTGAGACGCCGGGCGTCGCGGGCTGGGCGGGCCTGCCGCTCGCGCTGGCGTATGTGATGCGGCCCACCAACAGCATCTCCGTGCTGCTCGTGACGCTGTACGTGGTGTGGACGTACCCGAGGCAGGCGTGGAGGTTCTTCGCCGGGGCGCTCGTGGTGGCGGTGCCCTGGATGACGGTGAACTTCGTACACTACGGCTCCGTGCTGGCGCCGTACTACGAGCCCCAGCGCCTGGAGCTGGTGGCCTCACGCGTGGCCGAGGCCCTCGCCGGCAACCTCGTGTCCCCGGCGCGCGGGCTGCTCGTCTTCACGCCCGTGTTGCTGCTGGGCGTCTGGGGGCTGGTGATGGAGTGGCGTGCGCGGACGTTCAGCCGGCTGCATGTGTTGCTGCTCGTGGCGGTGGCGCTGCACTGGGTGACCATCTCCACCTTCCCGCACTGGTGGGCGGGGCACTCGTATGGGCCGCGCTTCTTCACGGACATGGTGCCCTACCTCGTGTTCTTCCTCGTGCCGGTGGTGCGCGAGCTGAACTGGCGAGGCCCCGAGGCCCGGCGCGGCCTCACCGCCACCTTCGCGGTGCTGGCCGTGGTGAGCCTCGGGATTCACATCCACGGCGCCAGCTCCCGCGCCGTCTACAAGTGGAACAGCTTCCCCCTCGACGTGGATGCGCACCCGGAGCGGCTCTGGGACTGGAAGGATGCCCAGTTCCTGGGGCGTCGACGCTGACGCTACGGCTTCGACGCGGGCGCCTCCTCGCGGCGGAAGAGCAGGGTTCCGCTGCCCCGGTCCACGCGCACGGCCTTCACCGTGCCGTGGGCGTTGCGCAGGAACTCGATGCGAAGCTGGATGAGGGCGTCGCCCGGGGTGACGAAGCGAGTCGGAGTCAGCGCGTGGAGCGGGAAGGCCGGACCGTTGCCCTCCTTCGCGGTCACCACGCCGTTGGCGGTGCCGAACTCGAGGGTGTCTGACTCGAATTGAGCGCTGAGGTTGCCCGCCAGCTCGTGCGGCACGCTCTTGTCCCAGCGGAAGGTGCCGGTGAAGTCCGCCAGCGCGGCGGCGGGCAGCGTCACGGTGCGCAGCACGGGGTTGTTGCCGCGCCCGAGCGCATCCGAGATGGCGTTGCGAATCTCCGTCGCCAGCTGCGTGCCGTTGGTTCCATTGGTGAGGACGACGAGGCCGTCGCCGGTCTCCAGGTAGCCTTCAATCCAGGCGCGGTAGCTGTCATTGGAGCCCCCGTGGTGGAAGACGCGGGCCGGACCGTCGCCCGCGAGGCGGGGGCCGAGGCCGAAGTGGCTTGGGGAGACCTCGGTCATCATCTGCACGGCGAGGGGCCTTGGCAGATAGGGATTCTTTCCCTGGTAGCTGGCAATCAGCGTCCCGACGAAGGCGCCCAGGTCATTGGCGCTGGTCCACAGGCCGGAGGCGGCCTGCTCGGGGAAGCTCTCGTAGCCTCGGGGCAGGGCGACACGCTGGCCGTTCTTGTCATGGGCCTTGGCGATGTTGCCCAGCTTCACCGGCACGGGATTGACGTAGGTGCTGCGGCGCATGCCGATGGGCTGGAACACCTCCGCGCGAGCGAGTGCCTCCAGCGGCTTGCGCTGGGTGTCCTCCAGCACGAGCTGCTCCACGGTGACCGCGCCGCCGGAGTAGCGCATGCGCGTGCCGGGCTCGAAGTCGATGCGGACGGGCTCGTTCTTGGCGGGCTTCACGCCGTCGAGCGTCTGCACGAGGGTCGGCAGCTTCTCGTCTGGCTGATAGTCCTCGAAGCCCCACACCGTCAGGCCGGAGGTGTGTGACATCAGCATGCGCAAGGTGAGCGCGTTGCGGGTGAAGGCGGGCGCGGCGTGGACCTTCCACGAGGTCAGGTAGGTGTTGACGTCCCGGTCCAGGTCGAGCTTTCCGGAGGCGACATGGCGCAGCGTGGCGGCGGAGGCGACGACCTTGCTGACGGAGCCGACGGAGAACAGCGTGTCCGCATCCACGGCGTCCTTCGAGTCCGCTTCGCGCAGGCCGAAGCCCGCGGCGTGGATGACCTTGCCGTCCTTGAGCACGGCGATGGCGACGCCGGGGACGTGGTAGTGCTCCAGGCGTTGCTTCAGGGACCAGCCCGGCAGCGGCTCGTCCATCTTGAGCATGGAGGGGCGCAGGCCCTGCTCGAGCGCGCGCTGGATGGGGAGCGCCGCATTCGAGACGGCGGGAGCCTCCGCGAAGGCATTGCCCGCGAGCAGCAGGGTGGCCCACAGGGTGGTGCGATGCCCGCGAGGTCTCGGCGGAGGAGTCGATGAGTGGGGCGCGTGGCTCATGTTGTGTGTACGGGGCAGGGTGTTCATCATTGCCGCGCGGTGGCCCGTGCAACAGAAGGGGCCTGGGGGCTGTTCGTGGGAAGTTGGGACCGAAGACCTTCCGGAGAACGAGGGGACCCATGCGTGGCTTCATCCTGATGTCCTTGGTGCTGCTGGGCGGAGGCACGCGGGCGCTGGCGGACTGCCCCCTGCGTGTCACGGTGCGCCCGCTGGAGTTGAAGAAGCAGGTGAAGGCCGCGACGACGACCACCGAGCTGAAGAAGCTCCTCCAGCCCCTGGGGATGTTGATGCTTCCGCTCTCCGGCTGGGAGGCCTGTCAGGGGACGGGGGTGGACGTGGCGTCGGCGCAGCTCGACGTCTTCCGCGCACGACTGGTCGCGGCCGACAAGCAGGACGTCGTCCTCCAGGCGAGGGGCGTGGTGTGCGGCTCCGTGCGGATGCTGGATGGGGTGGTGCTCATCCCCACCGAAGGCAAGGACACCTTCTGTGCCCTCCCGCTGGAGTTCCTGCCGAAGCTGACGCACTCGTCCGAGCATCGCGCGGTGTTCTCCTTCGAGAACCTCACGGACCCTGGGCGCCAGGTCTTCCGCGTCGAGAAGGTGGAGTCGGAGGTGCGCAGCGAGGACCTGGCGCTGTCGTACTGGGAGGTCCAGGACGGCCAGCTCCGCTCCATCTTCTCGGTGGCGTGGTCGAGCTCCGTGGGTCTCGTCACGCGGGAGGCGGACGTGAAGGTCGTCCTGGTGGGGAAGGAGTACCCGCGCCAGCTCGAGGTCCAGGAGTCGGTCCGCGAATGTGGTGGAACGGTGGACATGCCCTCGGGCGAACAATCCCAGACAGAGGGCTGTACCCACGCCAGGAACACGGAGCGCCTGTGCTACCGCCGCGAGTCGGCGAAAGAGCCGGCTTCCTATGGGCGGTGCGCGCAGTAGGCGGAAGGGGCTCACTCCGCACCCCAGGTCTGAATCACCCCGGTTTGCGCCCGGACGGAGTGTCACTTAAGGCGTGGCTTCATGGGCAACAGGACAGACGGGAGGAATGGCTCGGAGCTGGAGTTGAACTGGGGCTCGCGGGAGCCTCGTCCCCAGACCGATGGGCCGGACGCGGAACCGGCTTCCTCGGAGGCCGAGGCTCCGGCGCAGGTGCTCGCCGGGAAAGGGCCTCCTGGAGACCCCCGCTACATGAGCATGGAGCTGCGCTTCTCGCTGGAGGCGGTGCTGAAGTCGCCCTTGCTGCACATGCGCCAGTTCCGCGAGACGTTGGAGACCCTCATCGGCTGGGAGGGGAAGAACCAATACGCCATCAGTGGCGCGGAGGGCCGGAACGCGGTGTTCGTGGGGGAGACGGGCGACGGCTGGGCGTCGGGGCTGCTGCGCAACTTCTGGCCCTTCTATCGCACGCGGCTGGAGTGCATGACGCCGACGGGCACGATGGCCCTGGCGGTGGAAATCCCCTGGTCGCTCTTCTTCGCTCGCGCGGAGGTGCTGGCGTGGGACGGCAGGCTGCTGGGCACCATCGAGCAGCGATGGACCCTGGTCCAGCGCTGCCTCGACATCGTGTCACCCACCGGGGTGGTGCTGGCCTCGGTGGTGGGGCCCTTCTTCAAGCCCTGGACCTTCCAGGTCCTCCGGCGCGAAGAGGAGGTGGCTGTCATCCGCAAGCGCTGGAGTGGGTTGCTCCAGGAGGCTTTCACCGACGCGGACAACTTCACCGTGGAGTTCCATCCCTCGTGCGCCGACGCCCGGTTGCGGCAGTTGCTGCTGGCCACCGCGCTGTTCGTCGACCTCCTGTACTTCGACAACCGCAATGGCCGGAGCTCCGGTGTGAGCCTCTCCGACTAGGAGGCTCCGCGGCTCCCGGACCGGCTCACTCGTCGCCGACGCGCACCACGAGCTTGCCGAAGTTGCGCCCCTCGAGCAGGCCGATGAAGGCCGACGGTGCGTTCTCCAGGCCCTCGACGACGTCCTCGCGCAGCTTGACCTTCCCGGCGTCGACCCAGGCGCCCATGTCGCGCCGGAAGGCCTCGAAGCGCGTGGCGTAGTGGTCCAGGATGATGAAGCCCTCCATGCGGATGCGCTTCTGGAGCACCGCCGCCATCAGCAGCGGCAGCCGGTTCGGACCAGGCGGCAGCGAAGCGGCGTTGTAGTGCGCGATGAATCCGCACACCGGCACGCGCGCGCCGTTGTTGAGCAGCGGAATCACCGCGTCGAACACCTCGCCACCGACATTCTCGAAGTAGACGTCGATGCCGTTGGGGCACGCGGCGGCCAGTCGCTCGGCCAGGTTCCCATCCCGCCGGTCCAGGCAGACATCGAAGCCCAGCTCCTCGACGGCGTAGCGGCACTTGTCCTGCCCACCCGCGATACCCACCACCCGCGCGCCCCGCAGCTTGGCGAGCTGTCCGACGACCGCGCCGACCGCCCCCGTCGCAGCGGCCACGACCACCGTCTCCCCCGCCTTCGGCTGGCCGATGTCGAGCAACCCGACGTAGGCGGTGAACGCCGGCATCCCGAGCCCACCCAAGGCCAACGAAGGCCGTGCCATCCCGCCGAGAGAGACGAGGTCCTTGCCGTCCGACACCGCGTAGTCCTGCCAGCCCGCGTTGCTCAACACCTGCTCACCCGGACGGAAGCCTGGGTGCCTGGACTCGACGACGCGGCTGACCGTCCCCCCCACCATCGGCTCGCCCGGCTTCACCGGCGGCGCATAGCCCGGCCCCACCTCATCCATCAGGTTGCGCATGTACGGGTCGAGCGAGAGGTACACCGTGCGCAGCAGCACCTGTCCTTCGCCCGCCGTCGGGACGGGGACCTCCTCGAGACGGAAGTTCCGTGAGGTCGGAGCACCGTTGGGAAGGCTCGCGAGGACGATGCGGCGATTGACGGACGGGGTCTGTGACATGGGGGTTCTCGGGGGTGAGGGGATTCCGGTCTCTGAGTAGACCGGTCGTCTAGAAATCAGGCACAAGAAGGCGAGGACAGGGCGGCAGTCCCTGGCTCAACCTGTCCTGGTCATTCCCAGCATCCGCCGCGTGCTGCTCATGGCGGTGTCGAGGGGGGCGCGGTCGCGGGTGATTTTCGCGAGCAGGCTGGCGCCAAGCCAACTTTGGTAGAGGGTGACGGCGGCTGTCTGCGCATCCAGCGAGGTCTTCACCGAGCCGTCCTTCTTGCCCGCTTCGATGCTGACCGCGATGCGCGCGACGATGCGCTGGGTGCCTCGGTCCAGCACCGCGCGCATGTTCTCGGACAGGTCGCAGACCTCGGCGCCCAGCTTCACGACGAGGCAGCGCTGCTGCGCGTCGGCCTCTGTCTGGGATTCGAGCCAGTCTCGGAAGTAGGCGACGAGCCGCTGCGCGGACGTGCCCCGCTTCGACAGCAGGTCGTCCATGCGCGCCAGGCAGTCGGTGAAGTAGGCCTCCAGCAGCGCCTCGCCGAAGGACTCCTTGGAGCCGAAGTAATGGTAGAACGAGCCCTTGGGCACCTGCGCGGCCTCGAGCACCTCCGCCAGACCGACGGCGGAGAAGCCCTTTCGGACCAGCAGCGGGTGGGCCACTTCCAGGATGTGGCGACGGACATCAACCCCAGAGGCACTCATGCCCCTGGGATTAACGTCCATTAGACCGGTCGTCTAGGGAATCGACCGGGGCCTTCCGCTCAGTTGAAGCAGTGGAAGGAGATGCTCAGGATGCCGATGGTGCCCGTGGTGTACGCGCCAGAGGCGACGCCCGTCGCGAAGCCATAGCTCTCACACACCTGGGTGGCGACGGCGCGCACCGTGTACCAGGGCGCATAGTGGGGGTTGAACGACGGCGTGAGGTCCGGGAAGCCCGTGGCATCGGTCCGCACGCCCCGTCCCCCCACGCGAGACCGGTCGATGCCGACCAGGCCGACATGGTTCGTCACGCCGTTCTTGTGCCCGGTGAGGAAGCCCGCGCCGTAGTTCAGCCCCATCTGCCCGGCCTCGCTGGTCGCGGCGGCCTCCGCCTTGAACGACATCTGGTCATCGAGCACGGTGTAGCCGTCGTCCCACCACGCCCAGCGGCTGATGTTCCCGAACGGGACGTCCTGCCACGTCACCATGTCGGCCGTGAAGCAGTGCACGCCCATCAGCTCACCGGACTGGGCGCCCGTATAGAGGCCCCGCGCGTAGCCGTGCTGCACACAGAGCGCCTCCGCGCCCCGGTTCGCGTACGCCCAGCTCACGCTTCCTCGGGTCGAGATGGGATATCCGGACGCGGCGCGCATGGCGGCCGTCGTGTCCATCCAGACGACTCCCGCGACTGCCTGCGCCGAAGCCAGGGTGATGGTGAGGCCAGCAAGGGCTGAAACGAGCTTGGTCATTCGTGCGGCTCCTGTGGTTGGAATTGCCAAGAGCAATACGAGCCGACGTTGAATCCTGGTCGCCGCGAGTCTGTGATTCATTGTCGTTGCGGGTTTTCTCGTGGAGGTGCGGGCCTGGCACCCGGCCGGCGTCGCAACCCCTTGAGACTCCAGGGGTTCGCGAAAATCGTCAGCGCCCGAAAATCCGATGTCGATTTCGACGGGGGCCGTTCGGCCAAGGGGTGTCCCACGCGGTCCACCTCGAGGAGAACCCCATGAAGTATCTCTGCCTGCTGCACTACGACGTCGCGAAGTTCGAGAACCTCACCCCCGCCCGGCTGGAGGCCATCGTCAAGGAGTGCGCGCCGTACGACGCGGCCCTCAAGGCCAGCGGGCAGCAGGTGGCCGTGGGCTCGCTCCAGCATGGCACCTCCATGATTCTGCGTGCGCGGGACGGCCAGCCCTCCACGTCCGAGGGCTCCATCGCCAGCACGGTGGGGGCGGTGCTCATCCTGGAAGCGCGCGACTTGAACGACGCGGTCCGGGTAGCGTCGCTGCATCCGGCGGCGCGCACCGGTGAGGACCTGGGATGGGCCGTGGAGGTCCGTCCGTTCGAGATGTTTGAATCTCCGTGGAGGACACCGTGAAGTATCTCTGCCTAGCCTACTACAACGAGGCGGCCTTCGAGTCGCTGACGCCCGCCGAGTTGGAGGCGTTGGGCAAGGAGTGCCAACCGCTGGATGAGGCCCTGCGCCAGACGGGGAAGCTGGGCACGGTGGCCTCGTTGCAGCATCGCTCGGCCGTCACGGTGCGCCCCAAGGGCGGCCGGATTTCGGTGACGGATGGGCCGTTCGTCGAGTCGAAGGAGCAGGTCGGCTCCTTCTTCCTCATCGAGGCGCGAGACCTGGAGGAGGCGGTCCAGGTCGCGTCGCTGCACCCCGCGGCGCGGCTGGGCGAGCACCTGGGCTGGGGCCTTGAGCTCCGGCCTGTCGAGACGTTCGTTCCGTGAGCGACGAGGCGGGTGAGGCGCTTCGCCGGAAGCTCGATGAGGTCTATCGCGCGGACTCTCGGCGGGTGCTGGCCACGCTCATCCGGCTCCTCGGCGACTTCGAGCTCGCCGAGGAGGCGCTG is part of the Myxococcus landrumus genome and encodes:
- a CDS encoding serine hydrolase domain-containing protein translates to MSHAPHSSTPPPRPRGHRTTLWATLLLAGNAFAEAPAVSNAALPIQRALEQGLRPSMLKMDEPLPGWSLKQRLEHYHVPGVAIAVLKDGKVIHAAGFGLREADSKDAVDADTLFSVGSVSKVVASAATLRHVASGKLDLDRDVNTYLTSWKVHAAPAFTRNALTLRMLMSHTSGLTVWGFEDYQPDEKLPTLVQTLDGVKPAKNEPVRIDFEPGTRMRYSGGAVTVEQLVLEDTQRKPLEALARAEVFQPIGMRRSTYVNPVPVKLGNIAKAHDKNGQRVALPRGYESFPEQAASGLWTSANDLGAFVGTLIASYQGKNPYLPRPLAVQMMTEVSPSHFGLGPRLAGDGPARVFHHGGSNDSYRAWIEGYLETGDGLVVLTNGTNGTQLATEIRNAISDALGRGNNPVLRTVTLPAAALADFTGTFRWDKSVPHELAGNLSAQFESDTLEFGTANGVVTAKEGNGPAFPLHALTPTRFVTPGDALIQLRIEFLRNAHGTVKAVRVDRGSGTLLFRREEAPASKP
- a CDS encoding phospholipid scramblase-related protein — its product is MGNRTDGRNGSELELNWGSREPRPQTDGPDAEPASSEAEAPAQVLAGKGPPGDPRYMSMELRFSLEAVLKSPLLHMRQFRETLETLIGWEGKNQYAISGAEGRNAVFVGETGDGWASGLLRNFWPFYRTRLECMTPTGTMALAVEIPWSLFFARAEVLAWDGRLLGTIEQRWTLVQRCLDIVSPTGVVLASVVGPFFKPWTFQVLRREEEVAVIRKRWSGLLQEAFTDADNFTVEFHPSCADARLRQLLLATALFVDLLYFDNRNGRSSGVSLSD
- a CDS encoding NADP-dependent oxidoreductase codes for the protein MSQTPSVNRRIVLASLPNGAPTSRNFRLEEVPVPTAGEGQVLLRTVYLSLDPYMRNLMDEVGPGYAPPVKPGEPMVGGTVSRVVESRHPGFRPGEQVLSNAGWQDYAVSDGKDLVSLGGMARPSLALGGLGMPAFTAYVGLLDIGQPKAGETVVVAAATGAVGAVVGQLAKLRGARVVGIAGGQDKCRYAVEELGFDVCLDRRDGNLAERLAAACPNGIDVYFENVGGEVFDAVIPLLNNGARVPVCGFIAHYNAASLPPGPNRLPLLMAAVLQKRIRMEGFIILDHYATRFEAFRRDMGAWVDAGKVKLREDVVEGLENAPSAFIGLLEGRNFGKLVVRVGDE
- a CDS encoding TetR/AcrR family transcriptional regulator → MSASGVDVRRHILEVAHPLLVRKGFSAVGLAEVLEAAQVPKGSFYHYFGSKESFGEALLEAYFTDCLARMDDLLSKRGTSAQRLVAYFRDWLESQTEADAQQRCLVVKLGAEVCDLSENMRAVLDRGTQRIVARIAVSIEAGKKDGSVKTSLDAQTAAVTLYQSWLGASLLAKITRDRAPLDTAMSSTRRMLGMTRTG
- a CDS encoding YciI family protein, which produces MKYLCLLHYDVAKFENLTPARLEAIVKECAPYDAALKASGQQVAVGSLQHGTSMILRARDGQPSTSEGSIASTVGAVLILEARDLNDAVRVASLHPAARTGEDLGWAVEVRPFEMFESPWRTP
- a CDS encoding YciI family protein, with the translated sequence MKYLCLAYYNEAAFESLTPAELEALGKECQPLDEALRQTGKLGTVASLQHRSAVTVRPKGGRISVTDGPFVESKEQVGSFFLIEARDLEEAVQVASLHPAARLGEHLGWGLELRPVETFVP